The Candidatus Binatia bacterium DNA segment CTTCTTCGCCGGATTGGCCGCCAGCGACCGAGCGACCATGGCGCCGAGGGTGTCGTCGGTCCACCAACCCCCGTCGACGTAACGTCTCTCGAGAGCAGACGGCACGGCGCGCGGCGCCCATTGCTTCGCGTGATCCATAGAGTGATTATTGCATTCTCGTTTGGAAAGAACTAGTTTTCCGTCGTGGACACCCGAGACAGCCCCGAGCAGGCGGAACTGCGACGCTCCGCTCGCCGGCTAGCGCGGGACCTCGGCCCACAGAACGTATCGAGCCTCGGGGACGCGACGCGTGCGACCCGACTGACCCAAGCGGCGCGCGAGGCGGGCTGGCTCCAGTTGCGCAGTGACGACGGCGCGGGGCAACCGTTCGCGGGGAGCGTCGAAGCGGGGATCGTCGCGGAAGCTCTTGGTTCTCACGTGGCGGACCTCGCCTTCGCCGGCCCTGTGCTCGCCGCCGACCTCGCGCGCCGCGCCCACGCGCCGAACTTCGAAGACACACTCGTCGCGTACTCGCCTTCACTGTCGGCTCCCGCGGTCGTATCCGGACCGACCACGACAGAACCGCTGCACGCCATTGACGGCGGCGACGGGTTCTCGAGCGCCTGGGTCTTCGTCCCCGACGGAAACGACTTTCGGCTCGGCCGCGTTCCCCTCGACGGCCCACGCGCCTCGGGCGACGGCGCCGATCTCACCCGCGCGGTTCTGGTCGTACCTGCTGGCACACCTGTGAAGTCGACCGCGGGAGGACAGGCCCTCGGCAGCGACGA contains these protein-coding regions:
- a CDS encoding acyl-CoA dehydrogenase family protein is translated as MDTRDSPEQAELRRSARRLARDLGPQNVSSLGDATRATRLTQAAREAGWLQLRSDDGAGQPFAGSVEAGIVAEALGSHVADLAFAGPVLAADLARRAHAPNFEDTLVAYSPSLSAPAVVSGPTTTEPLHAIDGGDGFSSAWVFVPDGNDFRLGRVPLDGPRASGDGADLTRAVLVVPAGTPVKSTAGGQALGSDDLAAWTALGLALTSADLVGVMRGVLDVTVDYASQRKQYGVSVGSFQAVQHLLAEARCLMEGSLSIALHAAWAVDDLAPEDARAAGRVAKAYCARAAQTVCETAVQVHGGIGNTWDCIVHVYLRRALLSRQWFGDDGSQLLELGPDGLEAV